TTTCTTCGTAGGTTGAGACTAGTGCTTATTATGTATGTATTCTGcatcttatatatatacatatatctcTTTAGTTTTCTGTATTCGACGTTTTCTTACTTTTAATGATTCGTGTGTGATGACGATTATCTCTTTTGTATATCCTTTCTTTATAGGCTTCTAGTTATATTATTACCCTTCTTAtactatgtatatattttgcttTCAAGGGATGTAATACTTCACTATCTCTGATTTATGACTATAGCATAAGGCTTTGTGTGATAGAGTGTTATACTAGTAGCCACGTCAGCCTATACTGTTAAGGTTCAGAAAGCAAAACTGACAAAAGGACTTAATTGTTTTGCATTTTAAGTGATTAcggatatttttgtattttttaaattattaaaaaataatttgtcttcttgataaaaagtaaaagatttatttatctttttttttcttaatattaaaaaacattAAGAATGGAAAGgtttatgaaaatatattatcCACAATAAGAAAGCTTTATGGAAACTGATGCATGAGTTGAATTTTGGATAATTAGTTGTTGTCCAATTTTATTAGACTTAGTAATAAAAATGACTTATTCGTTCACCATTTGTAGATATAATATAGACACTCTCGTTTCTTTTAATCCAGATGatatatattttgttcttaaagtaaataaaaatgcTAGAAAGGGAAACAATAGAACTATGTATAAGAAATCCCAAAATGTATGTTGTTGACCAAAATTAAATCCAGattcaatttaaatataataaaaaaagtcgAAGATAATAAAACTATCAAGATATAAAGTTTTTTCCAAACTAAAAAGAGGTTATTTaagttgaatttgaaataatttaatatgtacataaattttgaatttataatcaaaatactTCTTGTTGTAGAGATAGAGTGATACAAATAGTTTTACGTGCAATaatgattataaaatttaaaaatgctatttgtacattaaaattatataaaacatGACTTGAAGAAAACTTATTTTAATGAAACTTAGGACGCATTGACTATATTGCTATTGCAGTGACTCAATGAATGCGGTagattataaataaaaagttattttcGGATTATTAAATACAGGGTAATTGATTAACTCCTAGTAAAAAGAACTTGGATTGGCACAATTTTCTCATTTTAGAGGCCATTTTAAAAGCCGAAATATTAGCTTATTGTAACTAATGGAATGAAGGATCCTACATTTATGCATCTATCATAAATTGAATGAAGACCAACACTACAATAAATACCTTATAGAACTTCATCAATAACATTGACTATAAGAACACTATCTTAGATCAATTGTTATTGTATTCTTACTTGTTTTCAAGTCTAGCAAACAAATATGTCTAGTGCACAACAAAACTTCAATGCAGGCCAAGCTCAGGTTAACCACAAACTTAAATTTCgtgattttcttcttttttatgatATCTTCTTACATATTGTGGATATAATGTTAGAGAGACCATCCCATGTGCTAATTAATTAATCTTCATTTGTTTTATTAGGCCAAAACTGAAGCAAACTTTCAAGCTGCTAAGGATTCAGCTTCGGCAGCTGCAGATAGAGCTCAAGCAGCTTACAACACGACAGGACAAGCTCGtgaagaaaacaaggaggaAGCTACTGGATTACTCCAACAGGTTACTATGAAATTCTAAAAAAGAAAACTGGACGATTAAAAATTATAGTTATGGTCAAAATCACAATTGACAACTATCTAAATAATTGTGACACATAATGAACCAATGATATATCATCAAGAAAATTATATGGTGTCTACACAATTTGTGTCTAATTTGTCTAACAGGTGAGAGGTGAAAAAATGGATTCCACCATTTATATATGTCTCCAAGTAGTTAAACATTTAGGCATGTGAAAAGACActgtataattaattatgtcaAATCACATTTGAATTTTTCAAGTAAACAAATCTTTTAATGAAAATAGAGAAGAATTAATTGTTGGACCATTTTATCATGTCTATTTTTGTGGGACTatgaaaatttttcttttttgcaatTTTCTGTTGATGCCAAACTTATTTAGGGATCATTTTTATAGTATACTCTTTTGTGATAtagaaaattgtgaaaaaaatagTGCAGTTGAAATAATTATAGTCATAATTGTAGTTACAGTAATTCATCATTTAAAATCATGCAATGGAATAATTATTCCatctcttatatttattttggtacAAAATGATTTGTTGTTGAAACTATATGTTTTTACTGTAGACTGGGGAGCAAGTGAAGAACATGGCTCAAGGTGCTATGGACACTGTGAAGCACACACTTGGGATGGATAAAAACTGAAAGAATCCCATTTGATTGTTTTAGATAGTTTCTTTCAAatggaaaataattttatacatcatacataattttttttaacaaaatattgtGTTTTCCTAGTTggctaaataaatattttatattgatgtggtACTAAGTTATGGAAATTTAATTCCGGTTGTAATGAATGTGTTATTTTTTTGGCTTAAATTAATGATAAGGTTTTCGTAACTACCTAGCATTCAGTCATATACTTTGTGTGtattttgttgtaaaataataaacaaaaaaaataaatgtagaaataaaatagaagaaagattaaagaattttatcactaaaatttttttaatatgcataTCTCATTATACTTGAGATTTATAATACActgtttataataatatattgtctataataatatctcattatATTAATATCTCTCTGCATATACTAAATGCCTCTTGATTTTGCTTGTTCTATGTTATGCACTTTTTGAATAATTTCATAGCATATTCGTATAGGCAAAATTTTCATCAACACGGAACCTTTTTAAATATTGGTGTAAGGTTGGTTCCTAGTGATGAATCTACGTGTACGAAATCGCCAATTGAGAGAAATCTACTTGGTTCCATAACACTCCTTATATGTGTTAGATAAAGTTATGCCTcgataaaattatactaaataaaattttaaagacaaaaaacctttaacaaaaaaaaagagaatgatgttatttataatttaaattgtctaatttaaaattttgttaagaaaaatctaacaaagacaaaaattcaactaaaaaaaagaatatagtCTCTTctctttaaaaataaacaatatttaaaatcttaaatttgATCTATTTTGATCTTGTATTTTCATTAATGAAAAAAtgatattagaaataaataaatctgTAAAATTAtcacttaataattttttagtaacaataattaattctttgactaagaacttaaaaaaatatattttattttattatttttaatgtattcaCTTTTAAGTTACGCATTACATAAATTTTACTATCCTTACATACACAATGTAGTTGGAATTATTTTGGATTATAGAATCCACATGATGGTTGAAAATATATTGAATCAAATGTCTAAGCAAGTAACTTTAATTTTGGGATAATCCTGTATCATGGTTCACTAGAGAAAAAAGTTCGCCAAATTGATTTTTTGGATAAAAACACTTGGTTAGCGACTTTATTCCATGGTTGTGTTAGGTAAGTGTCTTACCATATCAGTTTCTAGTGGTTAGGAAAGTTGGAATATAGTTTTGCATGAAAATGCCAAGTGAGTAAACTATCTTGTAACTTTCAAAAGAAACCTATAACACTTTTTGCACATAACTTGTAACTTCTGTGATATTCCTATAACAAGATTCAATAGTGAGAAAAGGCCACCGAGTTAGTTATTGATAAAACTAGTGTAAAATCTGTGTTACGTGCATGTTAAATATTGAtacattataaaaatttattagtatATATCTATTGATATTAATAGatattacttttaaattaaataattattacttttaaattaaaaagtttttgtatataaaaatctattatccaatgtataaaattatttcaacCTATATTTATAGAGGGTAAATAATCTTCATATTTATATAACTCGTATTAACATCCATTAAAAAAAAGGTGCTTACTAAAattcatttcattaatttttataaaatgaatTAGACGCTATTAttgtaaaaactaaattaaaaaagtaatataaaaaatatgtaaattatatcCTATTAATAAGTTAAACTTTAACATGATTTTAACTAACATTagttaaaagtaattttttaatgtcgaataaaaaatatcctaacataaattatatgacatcaatctaatttttaatcataattaattttataaaatcacaTTTATACCAATATCATTTGTCTATAAATACTTtcacatatgataaaattagtGTTATTTTTAACATTCACTTTATGCCACTCTAAATAAGTAAATAGTATTTTCCATATAAGTTGTTGCACATTTGCATAAAAGGTTACTGATCTCTCTGCATAGCAATTAGAGCATCATTGGTGCGCAAAATTAGAACTCGTACAacttaaccggcaagtgcaccaggtcatctaagtaatacctcaagtgagtAAAGGTCAATCCCACGCATATTGTCAGACTGAGCAAGTAATAGTTATTATGTTGGACTTAGTCAGGTAAACAGTAAAAGATGGTTGTTGTTGAAAacacataaacaaataaatacgAAAAGCAATAGAAGGTTTGGTGTAAAACAATGATGAAAAAACAGTTAAGGTCTCGgattaaaccctaatcccttctttttaactattttaacaatgaataattcattctatggcaaattataagtgattaaaccctaatcccttagTGATTTAATCTCCTCTGATCCTCATCAAACGCCACTCCATTGATCATTCAATTTGAATTTGAGGGTGAAGTTTAGAAACCTAGTttataccacaaaggccctaatcACCCCAAATCCCGACTGAACAGATATTCCTTGTCCCCAACAGgttgtggattagccgtctaagaggtGTGTTCTCAAGCTGTAGTTCAAGCGAACTCTCCCGAGTATCACAGGACCTCATGTAGAAAAAGGGTCTTACTCCCGTTCCACCCAGTTTCATTAGATTAAGAACGAAAACACACCttagaattaaatcaaacatatattaaaatagatgaataataataatatcaatccatagaaataaatagagctcctaactttAACCATGAGGTTTAGTTCCTCATGACTTACAGAGAAAATAGGGTTCCAAAAAAGTGCAGAAGGAAGAAGATCCTCAAACCTAATTGATCTCCtcctttaaataaaaaactaataataaattctaacttaaaagatattcttttaaaataaagattacaaagataaaataagatacaaTTAATAAGTGCAAAATCCACCTGGAAGCCCACTAGTGTGCAACTCTGATTGTAGGTTGGCGTTCAGCGCAAGgattgggcgttgaatgccagagaGGGAGAGCGTGTTCTGATCTCTTgcccccttactggcgttgaactctaGGTGGGTGTTCAGCGCCCAGGGGGGAGCTATCAACATTTTCCTTTCTTGCTCCAGACTTCTCCAAGCTGCTCCAAatttcacctaaaatcataaaaactcaagAAAAACTTAAAATAGCATCCAAAGGTGATTCTTGCactaaaatcaagtaaaagaaactaaaatctaattaaaaataatataaaattaactagaaaaagggtataagatgctcacgcatcacaacaccaaacttaaactgttgcttgtacTCAAGCACCCAAAACAATATAGGACCAAGGAAGAGCAAACACACAAGATTAGGGTTGCTTTCAAGTTCAGGTCTACTTACTGAATAGGGCTAATAACACTCTATTTCTGAATagctttggcatctcactatccctTGAAGCTCAGAAATATTGGTGTCTTTAAGAACTAGAATTTGGATGATATTATTAATTCTCTTCTTTAGGatcttgttgattcttgaacgtagcttttcttttcttggtgCTTTACACCTTTGAGCCAAGCtgtgactctaagtgttttgtcttcAAGCTTAGCTTGaaacataaacaccacaagcacttaactgggggaacCTTTTGGGTTCGACTTTTCATTTGCTTTTATCCCCTGACAGTGGTGCTCAGAGCCTTAGGCATACTCTATAACAGCATTGGGTTACGACTTTAAGTGTTCAGTCTCTAGAATTACTTGACACTTTCACACCACCAGCATATAGTTAGGGAAAACCACTCTTTTGAGCTTTCGATCATTTTTGACCACcttaaccattgatgctcaaaatcTTGgacactttttttatttctctttttattttcaattctttttgttatttcttttgcttcaagaatcaatctttttcttatttcagaGAAttaataatacttctctaagtTCTTGTTCTTCAAGAACCAATATACTcaacttcaaaatcaaatatgcaCAGTTGATTCATACATTCAAAAAAGAGGGATAAGGTTAAAACATCAAAGTAATTAGAATAACTCATAATATAACTCAAGATCTTACGCATTTTACTACTTTTTCAATAGATTTTTCATTTTAAGCTTGATGCGTGAATACATAAGAcatctttgaaaatttttcagaaATAAACTACTAAACTAGAAAGCAAAGATATCCTAAGAGTGATCATGCAACTAGAATAAAAAACAGATAACATACTGAAGTACTAGGAAAACCGAGATAAAAAAGAGATAGGAAGAATAAAACTAGACCACCACAGTGATGGTGGTTGCTGCTCCCTCAAGGGAATCCTCTGGAGTGTTTAAGCTCCTCAATGTCACGCCCCTACCTCCTCTACTCCTCCAATATCCTTTTTTGATCTTTCATCATCTGATGGAAGAGAGCAGACTGGTTCTGATGTTTAGCATCAGCTGATCAACTGATGATGTCAGCTCCCCTAAAGATGTGGTCAACTGATCCCAGTAGTCATGGGGAGGGAAGTacatcccctgaggtatctccgACATATCCTGTAGATGTGGTGGAGCTGGCTCTTACTTCAGTCCTTGCACGGGCTCCCTAGCATGCTCCATACCCTTCTTTATGATTGGTCTCTCCTTTTCAAACAGTGTATCTCCCTCTATGTAAGCTCCAACTGCTACACATAGACGCTGAATGAGATGAGGGAATGCCAGCCTCACAGAGGTCGAGGGCTTGTCCGCTATTCTGTACAACTTCTGAGGGATCACCTCATGCACCTCCACCTCATTGTCGAGCataatgcagtgaatcatccCTGCTCGCTCGACAGTAACCTCAGAGTGGTTACTCGTAGGGATGATAGAACGTTGgataaactctaaccatcctctagacACCGGCCTAAGGTCAAGCCTACCCAGTTGGTAAGGCCAACCTTGAGCATCCTTCCTCCATTGAGCTCCAAGCATGCAGATGTCCGCAAGAACTTACTCCAACCTTTGGTCAGTGTTGACCCTTCGAGTGTATGAATAAGGGTCATCTCGTGGCTCTGGCAACTGTAGCGCCACCTTCACACTCTCAGGAATAAAATACATGATGTGCCCTTTGACCATGGTGCGCCAATTCTTTGGCTCCAGGTTCACTCTTGTATCGTGCTTCTTTGTGACCCAGGTgttggcatagaactcctgcACCATAAATACTCCAACCTCGGTCATGGGGTTGGCCAGAATTTTCCAACCctatcattcttcttcctcaccaCGTCATAAAAAAGATCTTAATGCACCTTGGAGAAGAATCTTGCAAAATTCCATTGCTCAAAAGCGGGGgctttctcctttcttttccttgagGATTCTCCGGTCTTTGGTGCCATGGAGGtaagataaaagaagaaaaaagcgGAGCatccaacaccaaaattaaagatTTTGTTCGTCCCCgagcaaataaaaatataagaaaagaaaaagataagaaaatagaaggatGAGATAGAGGAGATAGGGTATAGGCTTCGACCTTTAGGTGAAGAGagggaagagatgaagaaagaaaatgtgTATGGTGAAGAGTATGGAAGAAGGGAAGAGTAGTAAAGGTGTGGTGAAAGTGGATGTGGATTCGGTTATGGGTAGGGAAAAATGGGGGAGAGGAGAATTGAATGTGGTTGTTGGAAAGAGAGATGGATAGGATTCATCAGAGGTGACTGGGTGGAGTGAAAGGTTGGGTgcgagaatcaaaggaagtgaTGGGTGATGGGATGGATGAATATAGATGAAAAAGTGGGTGAAAGAGGAGTGAGAATGGATAAGAGTGAGTAAATGGTGAAGTGGTTGGTGGTTTGGTGTTATCCATTAGCCAAAGGCTTCATAATTCAAATTTCACCATGCTGCCTCCTTGGGGTTGAACGCcaggctggcgttgaacgccaccaGGGGGTTCTCTTTTtttggcattcaatgccaagaacgggcgttgaacgccctAAGGGGACCAAAAATTGGTCGTGGCTACCTCCTATTTGGACATTTAACGTCCAAGCTTTCACTCCCCCTGGGCGGTGAGCGCcaaatctggcgtttaacgctagcagGGGGCATCCTACAGGGTATGCTATTTTTCCTTCTGCTCGTCTCTGTTCCTATTCTGAGTACTATACATGATCACAAACGTCAAAAAAGTGAGAAAACTAAGAAAatcaatagaaaataaaatgatattaaaTCACACTAAAATAGCATAAATGAAAGTAAAAGTAAACTATAGGATACATATGgtttaggttgcctcccaacaagcgcttctttaccgtcattagcttgacgaaCAACTCCTTTTATGGAGGCTCATAGGGGTGATGCGAGAATTATCgttggtaaagaatttcacaaaatattcacattgcaagtatagttccaaaacaaaatactcaaaatgctgccaaactggcgttaaatgcccattctgctacccttactggcgtttaatgccagccagacaccagacacccttttctagcgttaaacgctagtctgtgtgccatttctagtgtttaacgcccagaatgctgccagactgggcgttaaacgcccattttcctaTCCTTaatagcgtttaaacgccagtaggcctgtcctccaaggtgtgctgtttTTGATTCCGCTTTAGTTCTCCAGCTATTTTTGttactccacatgatcatcaacctaaagaaaacatagactaacactagaaaataaaatgaaaaagtaattaatatagataaataagattgggttgcctcccaataagcgtttctttaatgtcaatagcttgacaggaagctcttacagagcttcacatATGCTAAGAGCATGATTGTAGCCttctaacaccaaacttagagtttgagtgtgagggctctgcttgactctgtatggagataattggatgaagcttttcatgcttcttctccatgtttacagaagaaaaaccttgagccttaaacacaaggtagtccttattcaattgaaggactagctctcctctgtccacatcaatcatagctcttgatgtggctaggaagggtcttccaaggatgatggattcatcctcatcctttttGGTGTCTATGATTATGAAGTCAACAGGGATGTagaggtcttcaacctttaccaagacatcctctacaagtccataagcctgtttcattgatttgtctgccatctctagtgagattcttgcagcttgtacctcaaagatccctagtttctccattacagagagtggcatgaggtttttACCTGACttcaggtcacacagagccttctcaaaggtcatggtgcctatggtacaaggtattaagaacctttcgGGATCCGATTTCTTCTGAGGTAATGTCTGATGAACCCAGGCATTCAGTTCACTGATGAGCAATGGAGATTCATcatcccaagtctcattaccaaataatgtggcgttcagcttcatgattgctcctagataccgagcaactttctcttcaacaatatcttcatcctcttcagaggaagaatactcatcagagctcatgaatggcaacagcaagttcagtggaatctatatggtctctatatgagtcttagattcctttggttcctcattagggaacctcttagtggtcagtggacgtccactgaggtcttccttactggaaatcactgcctcttcctcctttataggttcggccattttggttatattgatggcgttgcactctctctttggattctcttctgtattgcttgggagagtactaggaggaattttagtaactcttttactcagatgacccacttgtgcctccaaatttctgatggaagaccttgtttcaatcatgaaactgagagtggcctaagatagatcagagactatatttgctaagccagaggggctctgctcatatttctctatctgttgctgagaagatgatggaaaaggcttgctattgccaaacctatttctcccaccattattattattgaagccatGTTGAgacttctgttgatccttccaagagaaatttggatgatttctccatgaaggattataggtgtttccataggattctctcatgtaattcacctcttccattgtatgattctcagggtcataagcttctccttcagaggaggcttctttagtactgccaGCTGCAtattgcaatccagtcagattctgagaaatcatattgacttgctgagtcaatattttattctgagccaatatggcattcagagtatcaatctcaagaactcctttcttctgagtcatcccattattgacaggatttctttcagaagtgtacatgaactggttatttgaaaccatctcaatgagttcctgggcttctgaaggtgttttcagatgaagagatccaccagtagaatggtccaatgacatcttggataattcaaacagaccatcatagaatatacatatgatgctccattctggaagcatgtcaaaaggacaccttttggttaattgcttgtatctttcccaagcttcatagagagattcaccttccttctgtttgaaggtttggacttccactctaagcttgctcatcttttgaggggGAAAGAATTtagtcaagaaagcattgaccaacttaTCCGAATAGTTCAGGCTTTCTCAAAGTTGTGAGTCCAatcatatcctagctctgtctcttacagcaaaaggaaaaagcataagtctgtataCCTCAGGattaaccccattggtcttaatagtatcacagatctgcaagaattcagctaagaactgataaggatctcccgatagaagtccatgaaacttgcaattctgctgcattagagaaactagttgaggcttaagctcaaagttgtttgctccaatggcaggaatggagatgcttcttccgtagaagttggaagttggtgcagtatagtcaccaagcatcttccttgcatctctagcattgttgttgggttcggctgccatgtctgcttctttttcGAAGGTTTCTATAAGGTCTTCTCCgaagtgttgtgctttagcttctcttagcttcctcttcagagtcctttcaggttcaggatcagcctcaacaagaatgtccttattATTGTTCCTACTCATGTAAAAGGAGAGAACACAGggagtagtggaatcctctatgtcacagtatagagatttcttgagatgtcagaagaaaagaagaatagaagaataacgTAGAGAGAGGATAAGAAGAATTTgaacagagagaagagagagggttcgaattataagtAGAAGGGAAGTGAtagcaaataaatagaaagatatgagagagagagagtattcgaaaattaaaaataaaacaatcagttaattaaaaagatttttgaaaaagtggttagtgatttttgaaaattggaagtggaaaagtggtttggtggttttgaaaaagataagaaatagtagttagttgaaaaaaagatttgaaaataattttgaaaagataagaagttagaaaaacaTTTAgatattgaaattttaaaaagataagattgagatttattttgaaaaagaattgaaaaagaaattaaaaagattttatttttaaaattaaagttgatgacttgactaacaagaaactcaaagatatgattctagaattcaaagattgaacctttcttaacaagaaagtaacaaacttgaaattttgaatcaaaacattaattgttagcaaggcttttcgaaaatattaaataaggttaagaaaaagatttttgaaaaattagtttgaaatttttcaaaaacattaaaaaaaaattgaaagatgaacgtttaaaatatgtttgatgcaaaaagttatgaattaaaacatgaaaaattgaaaaaatttgaattggaaacaaaattacctcccttgtgtcatcctagcgttaaacgccagaatggatggcTACCTCTATGGGCATTTAGcgcccagccagataccctggctggcgttaaatgc
This sequence is a window from Arachis duranensis cultivar V14167 chromosome 2, aradu.V14167.gnm2.J7QH, whole genome shotgun sequence. Protein-coding genes within it:
- the LOC107474262 gene encoding late embryogenesis abundant protein 1; protein product: MSSAQQNFNAGQAQAKTEANFQAAKDSASAAADRAQAAYNTTGQAREENKEEATGLLQQTGEQVKNMAQGAMDTVKHTLGMDKN